Proteins from a genomic interval of Kitasatospora kifunensis:
- a CDS encoding methyltransferase domain-containing protein: MTVPLPEGTDRASRELARILLDTGAMQPDWAPAFAAVPRSDFVPDLAWAWDEEQGRSIAVDRATDPEGWLAAVHADIPLVTQWDDGHHTGPEPGRLSTSSTSQPTLVMSMLRDLDVRPGLKVLEAGTGTGWNAGLLAQRLGSRQVVSIEVDPTIAPRARTNLGRVGLTPQIIAGDGELGWPAGAPYDRIIATYGLRHIPHAWLQQTRPGGIILAPWGTHYSQRDAVVKLTVADDQHSASGHFTELVGFMKARDQRTPYPEHSTRVPEFPGNADATQHTTRTAGDLGGPWDVQPFVIGLAVPDATHILTHDDANTSTTAWVYSLTDSSWAAATWPVGRPQTRSTVYQSGPRQLWQAVEHTLDWWDQHDRPAIHRFGLTISDDRHTPWLDTPGHPVPQQL, from the coding sequence GTGACCGTCCCCCTCCCCGAGGGAACGGACCGCGCCAGCCGCGAGCTGGCGCGGATCCTCCTCGACACCGGTGCCATGCAACCCGATTGGGCACCAGCCTTCGCCGCCGTCCCGCGCTCCGACTTCGTCCCCGACCTGGCCTGGGCCTGGGACGAGGAGCAGGGCCGCAGTATCGCCGTCGACCGAGCCACCGACCCTGAGGGCTGGCTCGCCGCCGTACACGCCGACATCCCACTCGTCACCCAGTGGGACGACGGCCACCACACTGGCCCCGAACCTGGCCGGCTCTCCACCAGCAGTACCAGCCAGCCGACCCTGGTCATGTCGATGCTGCGCGATCTCGACGTGCGCCCCGGCCTGAAGGTCCTGGAAGCCGGAACCGGAACGGGCTGGAACGCCGGCCTGCTCGCCCAGCGCCTCGGCTCCCGGCAGGTCGTCAGCATCGAGGTCGACCCAACCATCGCCCCCCGAGCCCGTACCAACCTCGGCCGCGTCGGCCTCACTCCACAAATCATTGCTGGTGACGGCGAGTTGGGCTGGCCTGCCGGTGCACCTTACGACCGGATCATCGCCACCTACGGCCTGCGCCACATCCCCCACGCCTGGCTCCAGCAGACAAGACCCGGCGGCATCATCCTCGCCCCCTGGGGCACCCACTACAGCCAGCGCGACGCCGTCGTAAAGCTGACCGTGGCCGACGACCAGCACTCCGCCTCCGGCCACTTCACCGAACTCGTCGGCTTCATGAAAGCCCGCGACCAACGTACTCCCTACCCCGAACACTCCACCCGTGTACCCGAGTTCCCCGGAAATGCCGACGCCACTCAGCACACCACCCGCACCGCCGGCGACCTCGGCGGCCCGTGGGACGTGCAGCCCTTCGTCATCGGCCTCGCCGTCCCCGACGCTACCCACATCCTCACCCACGACGACGCCAACACCTCAACAACCGCCTGGGTCTACTCACTTACCGACAGCTCCTGGGCCGCCGCGACCTGGCCCGTCGGCAGACCACAGACCAGGAGTACCGTCTACCAGTCCGGCCCCCGCCAGCTCTGGCAAGCCGTCGAACACACCCTCGACTGGTGGGACCAGCACGACCGCCCCGCCATCCACCGCTTCGGCCTGACCATCAGCGACGACCGCCACACCCCCTGGCTCGACACCCCCGGCCACCCCGTTCCCCAACAACTCTGA
- a CDS encoding GNAT family N-acetyltransferase, which yields MVTLERLRADHAQALLAFEQENREYFTRFISDRGDLYFVEFPARHRALLAEQDADLCHFHVILDEHGELVGRVNLVDVEDGVAELGYRIGERAAGRGIATAAVAEVCRLAAAAYRLSALTAVTYVDHRASMTVLERNGFSAVGDTTIKGRPSVRYHRQLVLQP from the coding sequence ATGGTGACACTGGAGCGCCTTCGAGCTGACCACGCGCAAGCCCTGCTGGCGTTCGAACAGGAGAACCGTGAGTACTTCACGCGTTTCATCTCCGATCGCGGAGACCTGTACTTCGTCGAGTTCCCCGCTCGCCACCGTGCCCTGCTCGCTGAGCAGGATGCCGACCTGTGCCACTTCCACGTGATCCTGGACGAGCACGGGGAGTTGGTGGGACGCGTCAATCTCGTGGACGTCGAGGACGGCGTCGCCGAGCTCGGCTACCGGATCGGCGAGCGCGCCGCGGGCCGGGGCATCGCGACGGCCGCGGTTGCGGAGGTGTGCCGACTCGCTGCCGCGGCATACCGGCTCTCCGCGCTCACCGCGGTCACCTACGTCGACCACCGGGCCTCGATGACCGTGCTCGAACGCAACGGCTTCTCCGCAGTCGGGGACACCACCATCAAGGGACGCCCCAGTGTGCGGTATCACCGCCAACTGGTACTCCAGCCATAA
- a CDS encoding GNAT family N-acetyltransferase: MPELIAPTTHLHLAWLEAHHEWGPGLHEDGFGLAPSDEVDSPDGFATWVARLAEESEPANPTDTGQAGRMRCLYRWIVEGDRVHGGITLRHGLDDYVTRFGHIGYGIRPSSRRRGLAGWALGRMLDEARALDLDRLLIVCAVDNPASVRTIEHNGGVFEGVRDTEYGPAQRYWIEL, encoded by the coding sequence ATGCCTGAACTCATCGCGCCCACGACCCACTTGCACCTCGCCTGGCTTGAGGCGCATCACGAGTGGGGCCCCGGCCTCCACGAGGACGGATTCGGGCTGGCGCCGTCCGACGAGGTCGACTCGCCGGACGGGTTCGCGACCTGGGTGGCCCGGCTGGCCGAGGAGTCGGAGCCGGCGAATCCGACGGACACCGGCCAGGCGGGTCGGATGAGGTGCCTGTACCGGTGGATCGTCGAGGGCGACCGGGTGCACGGCGGGATCACGCTGCGGCACGGACTCGACGACTACGTCACGCGGTTCGGCCACATCGGGTACGGCATCCGGCCGTCCTCGCGTCGACGCGGGCTGGCCGGCTGGGCGCTGGGCCGAATGCTCGACGAGGCGCGGGCACTCGATCTGGACCGGCTGCTGATCGTCTGCGCGGTCGACAACCCCGCCTCGGTGCGGACGATCGAGCACAACGGCGGCGTCTTCGAAGGCGTACGGGACACCGAGTACGGCCCCGCACAGCGCTACTGGATCGAGCTCTAG
- a CDS encoding cupin domain-containing protein gives MTGTTGTTGTTGTTDQNRPACVWSAVQDAPVREIFPGVRARPLWSGRNGAKAHVLEMDPNTCWQGIDVHEPGPEEVFVVSGIFNDGDRDYPAGSFIHAPAGSAHVPQTTTGCTLFVFYPEG, from the coding sequence ATGACAGGGACGACGGGGACGACGGGGACGACGGGGACGACGGATCAGAACCGGCCCGCGTGCGTGTGGTCGGCGGTCCAGGACGCCCCGGTACGCGAGATCTTCCCCGGCGTCCGCGCGCGCCCGCTGTGGAGCGGGCGGAACGGCGCGAAGGCCCATGTGCTGGAGATGGACCCGAACACGTGTTGGCAGGGCATCGACGTCCACGAACCCGGCCCCGAAGAGGTCTTCGTGGTCTCCGGCATCTTCAACGACGGCGACCGGGACTATCCCGCCGGCTCCTTCATCCACGCCCCCGCGGGCTCGGCTCACGTCCCGCAGACGACGACGGGGTGCACGCTGTTCGTCTTCTACCCCGAAGGCTAG
- a CDS encoding helix-turn-helix domain-containing protein → MHRVVALVHPPQSTFELGCVAEVFGIERRGIPTRYAFSVCTEHPGSVPTLAGFDMLVTDGLTGLDRADTVIVPGWLPAGEAPSPAVIEALRRAHDRGARVVSICSGAFALAHAGLLNGRRATTHWSRVGELAARFPSVQVEPDVLYVDSGSVATSAGAGAGIDLCLHLVRADQGAAYAAHVARNMVMPPHREGGQLQYSAPPHPTQIDGSLAPLLEWATGRLLEPLAVEDLAAHAGVSARTLARRFSEQLGASPGQWLLAQRITAARELLESSDLPLDAIARRVGLSSATNLRRRFLRALGTTPGAYRRAFRATV, encoded by the coding sequence ATGCATCGTGTGGTAGCACTCGTCCACCCACCGCAGTCGACCTTCGAACTCGGCTGCGTGGCCGAAGTGTTCGGGATCGAGCGACGAGGAATCCCGACGCGGTACGCGTTCAGCGTGTGCACCGAGCACCCCGGGTCGGTCCCGACCCTCGCGGGGTTCGACATGCTCGTCACCGACGGACTCACCGGGCTCGACCGGGCGGACACCGTGATCGTCCCGGGGTGGCTGCCCGCGGGGGAGGCGCCCTCCCCCGCGGTCATCGAGGCCCTGCGCCGCGCGCACGACCGCGGAGCGCGGGTGGTCAGCATCTGCTCCGGCGCCTTCGCGCTGGCGCACGCCGGGCTGCTGAACGGCCGACGGGCGACCACACACTGGTCGCGCGTGGGCGAGTTGGCCGCCCGGTTCCCGTCCGTCCAGGTCGAACCGGACGTGCTGTACGTGGACAGCGGCTCCGTCGCCACCAGCGCGGGCGCCGGGGCCGGCATCGACCTGTGCCTGCACCTGGTACGCGCGGACCAGGGCGCCGCGTACGCCGCACACGTCGCCCGGAACATGGTCATGCCGCCCCATCGCGAGGGCGGGCAACTGCAGTACTCGGCGCCGCCGCACCCCACCCAGATCGACGGCTCGCTCGCGCCGCTGCTGGAGTGGGCGACCGGGCGACTCCTCGAACCCCTGGCAGTCGAGGACCTGGCCGCACACGCCGGTGTCTCCGCCCGCACCCTCGCCCGCCGCTTCTCCGAACAGCTCGGCGCCAGCCCGGGTCAGTGGCTGCTCGCCCAGCGCATAACCGCCGCTCGCGAGCTGCTGGAATCCTCCGACCTCCCCTTGGACGCGATCGCCCGCCGTGTCGGCCTCTCCTCGGCCACCAACCTGCGCCGACGCTTCCTCCGCGCCCTGGGCACGACCCCGGGCGCCTACCGTCGGGCCTTCCGCGCCACCGTGTGA
- the helR gene encoding RNA polymerase recycling motor ATPase HelR: protein MNPLTTSAFDLPDHLSPKADPALIAGDERHFAAIAESLEQAIAELSDRLAAERKAPGGKGREAMDRDIEIHRLTGRLRALRRFGLDLCLGHIVSADDPEPVYVGRLGLTDSAGRRLLLDWRSPAAEPFFAATHANPMGLASRRRYRWTRGRIGDYWDEVFTADGLEGHAALDDQSAFIASLGGNRSSRMRDVLATIQSDQDAVIRAGSRGALVVDGGPGTGKTVVALHRSAYLLYSDPRLGHRRGGVLFVGPHQPYLAYVADVLPSLGEEGVQTCTVRDLVAEGATAAIESDPEVARLKSCADMVKAIEKAVRFYEEPPAEGMTVSTDWSDVWLSAEDWAEAFEAVEPGTAHNEAREQIWEELLTILLDKHDDEDLEPEQLRRSLAQDEELVTTLNRAWPLIEAADLVGDLWEVPAYLRMCAPWLSAEEVRKLRRARNSADAQVWTVSDLPLLDAARQRLGDPEAARRKRRHHAAVAAERERMADVIDHLLQADDDGEGAVTMLRGRDLQDTLIDETALPGTDPEPLVGPFAHIVVDEAQELTDAEWQMLLLRCPSRSFTIVGDRAQARHGFTESWQERLERIGLDRINVACLSVNYRTPEEVMAQAEPVIRAVLPDANVPTSIRSSGIPVVHGSVAELDSILDSWLAAHSEGIACVIGDPTFRATSRVRSLTPELSKGLEFDLVVLVDPEAFGEGVEGAVDRYVAMTRATRQLVILTS, encoded by the coding sequence GTGAACCCTCTGACCACCAGTGCGTTCGACCTCCCCGACCACCTCTCGCCCAAGGCCGACCCGGCGCTGATCGCCGGCGACGAGCGGCACTTCGCGGCCATCGCGGAGAGCCTGGAGCAGGCGATCGCCGAACTGTCCGACCGCCTTGCCGCCGAGCGCAAGGCGCCCGGCGGCAAGGGCAGGGAGGCGATGGACCGGGACATCGAGATCCACCGGCTGACCGGGCGCCTGCGTGCCTTGCGCCGCTTCGGCCTGGACCTGTGCCTCGGACACATCGTCAGCGCGGACGACCCCGAGCCCGTGTACGTCGGGCGACTCGGCCTCACCGACAGCGCGGGTCGTCGGTTGCTGCTCGACTGGCGTTCCCCCGCGGCCGAGCCGTTCTTCGCGGCGACCCACGCCAACCCGATGGGCCTGGCCAGCCGCCGCAGGTATCGCTGGACCCGCGGCCGGATCGGCGACTACTGGGACGAGGTGTTCACCGCCGACGGGCTCGAAGGGCACGCCGCGCTCGACGACCAGTCCGCCTTCATCGCCAGCCTGGGCGGCAACCGGTCGAGCCGGATGCGGGACGTGCTCGCCACCATCCAGTCCGATCAGGACGCCGTCATCCGGGCGGGATCCCGCGGCGCCCTGGTGGTCGACGGCGGTCCGGGTACGGGGAAGACCGTCGTCGCCCTGCACCGCTCCGCCTACCTCCTCTACTCCGACCCCCGCCTCGGTCACCGTCGGGGCGGCGTGCTGTTCGTCGGCCCGCACCAGCCCTACCTGGCCTATGTCGCCGACGTCCTGCCCAGCCTCGGCGAGGAGGGCGTGCAGACCTGCACCGTAAGGGACTTGGTCGCCGAGGGAGCCACCGCGGCGATCGAGTCCGACCCGGAGGTGGCCCGGCTGAAGTCCTGCGCCGACATGGTGAAGGCGATCGAGAAGGCCGTCAGGTTCTACGAGGAGCCGCCCGCCGAGGGGATGACCGTCAGCACCGACTGGTCCGACGTCTGGCTGAGCGCCGAGGACTGGGCCGAGGCGTTCGAAGCAGTGGAACCGGGCACCGCGCACAACGAGGCGCGCGAGCAGATCTGGGAGGAGTTGCTCACGATCCTGCTGGACAAGCACGACGATGAGGACCTCGAGCCCGAACAGCTCCGCAGGTCGCTGGCACAGGACGAGGAGTTGGTCACGACCCTCAACCGCGCGTGGCCGCTGATCGAGGCCGCCGACCTGGTCGGCGACCTCTGGGAGGTACCCGCCTACCTGCGGATGTGCGCTCCCTGGCTCAGCGCCGAGGAGGTCCGCAAGCTGCGGCGGGCTCGGAACTCTGCGGACGCCCAGGTTTGGACGGTCAGTGACCTGCCGCTCCTGGACGCGGCACGGCAGCGGCTCGGCGACCCGGAGGCGGCACGGCGCAAGCGCCGGCACCACGCCGCCGTCGCCGCCGAACGCGAGCGCATGGCCGACGTCATCGACCACCTGCTCCAGGCCGACGACGACGGCGAAGGCGCGGTGACGATGCTGCGCGGACGCGACCTGCAGGACACCCTGATCGACGAGACCGCACTGCCCGGCACCGACCCGGAACCGCTGGTCGGCCCGTTCGCGCACATCGTGGTGGACGAGGCCCAGGAACTGACCGACGCCGAGTGGCAGATGCTGCTGCTGCGCTGCCCGTCCCGCAGCTTCACCATCGTCGGGGACCGCGCCCAGGCCAGGCACGGATTCACCGAGTCCTGGCAGGAACGGCTGGAGCGGATCGGCCTCGACCGGATCAACGTGGCCTGTCTGAGCGTCAACTACCGGACGCCGGAGGAGGTCATGGCGCAGGCCGAGCCGGTCATCCGGGCCGTGCTCCCGGACGCCAACGTGCCGACCTCCATCCGCAGCAGCGGCATCCCCGTCGTCCACGGATCCGTCGCGGAGCTGGACTCGATCCTCGACAGCTGGCTCGCCGCGCACAGCGAGGGGATCGCCTGCGTCATCGGGGACCCGACGTTCCGGGCGACCTCGCGCGTGCGGTCGCTGACCCCGGAGCTGTCGAAGGGGCTCGAGTTCGACCTGGTCGTGCTCGTTGATCCGGAGGCGTTCGGCGAGGGAGTCGAAGGAGCGGTCGACCGCTATGTCGCGATGACGCGAGCGACGCGGCAGCTCGTGATTCTCACGAGCTAG